ACGCTTTCCAAATGGCTTCTTTTTCATCCGCCACCGAGCGCATTTGCACCGTTTCCGCTCCCAATTTGGCCAGTTCCCGCGCCATAAAGCGGGAGTTGGTGTCTAAAATTTGTCCCAACAAAATTTCATCGCCGATTGTAATAATTACGCTTTTCATAGGTTGTCCCTGCCGCTCCAGCCGTATGCGGGAGCCGATCCACACGCATATTTTAGCACTTTTCCCATACACACAAACGGAAAAGTGTTATATAATAAGTTTTGTATAGATAAGGAAGATGCGCATGAGAGATTTTACCTTTTGCTGCCCTACTGAAATTATTTTTGGTTCCCACGCCGAAGAAAAAGCAGGCGAGGCCGTCGTCAAGCACGGCGGGTCGCGCGTGCTGATTGTGTACGGCGGGCAGAGCGCCGTAAAAAGCGGGCTGTTGGAACGGGTGGAAAAATCCCTGATGATGGCCGGGCTGACGGTTAAAAAATTAGGCGGCGTTCAGCCCAACCCCACGCTCTCTTTTGCGCGCAAAGGCGTGCTGGAAGCCATCCCCTTTCAAGCGGATTTTATCTTGGCCATCGGCGGCGGCAGCGTAATGGATACGGCCAAAGCCATTGCCATCGGCGCGGCCAACCCGCAAACCGATATTTGGACGTATTGGCTGGGCAAAGAAACCGTCACCAAAGCCCTTCCCGTAGGATGCATTGTAACGATCTCCGCCTCCGGCAGCGAAACCAGCGACTCGGCCGTGCTGACCGATGACGCCCATAAAGACAAACGCGGCCTCAATACGCCCTTTAACCGCCCGTGTTTTGCGCTGATGAACCCGGAACTGACGTTCACCCTCTCGCCCAAACAAATTGCCTGCGGCGTAACGGATATTTTAATGCATACGCTGGATCGTTATTTTACCCCCATGCAGGGCAACGAATTGACCGACGCCCTGGCCGAAGCGTTAATGCGCACCGTCATCTACTACGGGCCCAAAGCCGTTCAAAACCCGCATGATTATGTTTCCCAGAGCGAACTTATGTGGGCGGGCAGCCTGTCCCACAACAATTTAACGGGGCTGGGGGCCGAAAAAGAATTTGCGGTGCATCAATTGGGGCACGAACTTAGCGGCCGTTTCGGCGTAGCGCATGGGGAAAGTTTATCGGCCGTGTGGCAGGCGTGGGCGATGTATGTGTATAAAGAAGACCCCGCCCGCTTTGCCCGCTACGCCTGCAACGTATGGCGGCTGGAAACCGTAACCGACATTGATACCGCCGCCCGCGAAGGCATTGAAGCCACCGTCCGTTTCTTTACCTCTTTGGGCATGCCCACCAATTTGCGCGAACTGTTAGGCAGGCAATTAAGCTTTGCCGAACTGTATGAATTGGCCGACCGCTGCAGCCGCGGCGGAACGCGCACCGTCAGCAAATTTAAGCCGCTGGCTAAAGAAGACATGCTGCGCATCTATACCACCGCCAACCAATAACCCGGCGAAAGCGGAAACCGCTTAAAATTTATATAATATTATCATCTTATTTCCGCCGTCCGCCAGACGCGCCTCGCTCCGGCGGTTTCTTTTTGCCCGGCGCAGGAATTTTATGAAACCGGAAAAATTTACCCCCAATCCTCTTGCCCTCATTCCACTGGGCGTTTTTTTACTTTCTTATTTGGCCGTTTCTCTTGCGGCGGGCGACTTTTACAAAATGCCCATTACCGTGGCCTTTGTGCTCTCCTCCGTGGTGGCCGTGGCCATGAGCAAAGGCGGCTCGCTGCATAACCGCATTGAACTTTTTTGCAAAGGGGCCGCCAATTCCAACATTATGCTAATGGTGCTGATTTTCATCCTGGCGGGAGCCTTTGCCCAAACCGCCAAAGCCATGGGCGCGGTGGATGCAACGGTCAATTTAACCTTGGCTATTCTGCCGGGCAATGTGCTGGCGGCGGGCGTCTTTTTGGCGGCGTGCGTCATCTCCGTCTCGGTGGGCACTTCGGTAGGCACGATTGTGGCGCTGACGCCGGTGGCGGCGGGGCTTTCTGCGCAGACGGGAATTTCGCCCGCGCTGATGAGCGCCGTGGTGGTAAGCGGCGCCATGTTTGGGGACAATCTTTCTTTTATTTCCGACACCACAATCGTGGCCACCCGCACCCAAGGCTGCAAAATGGCGGATAAATTCAAAACCAATTTTCACATCGTTATGCCTTTTGCCATTCTTACGACCATTCTCTATATTTTCTTGGGAAGCGGCGCGCAAAGCTCGTTTGCCAGCGGCCCCATTTCGTGGGTAAAAGTGCTGCCGTATGTAATCGTATTGGCAGCGGCGGTGATGGGCGTAAACGTAATGCTGGTGCTGTTGGGCGGCACCGTTTTGTGCGGGCTGATTGGCCTAATGACGGGCGCTTTTGACATTTGGGGGTGGACGACCTCCATGGGGGCCGGCATCAACGCAATGGGCGAGCTGATTATTGTAACGCTATTGGCGGGCGGCATGCTGGAAATGATCCGCTACAACGGCGGGCTCGCGTGGATTATCCAAAAAATGACGGCTAAAATTTCTTCCCGCCGCGGGGCGGAGCTGAGCATTGCGGGCGTCATCAGTTTTGCCAACTTATGCACCGCCAACAATACCATTGCCCTGATTATGGCCGGGCCGATTGCCAAAGAAATTGCCCAGCGCTTTGGCATTGCCCCCAACCGCTCGGCAAGCTTATTGGATATTTTTTCCTGCTTTGTACAGGGCGTTATTCCGTACGGGGCCCAACTGCTGATGGCGGCCAGCCTGTCCGGCGTTTCTCCGGTGAGCATTATGCGCTACCTATATTATCCGTATTTATTAGGCATAGGGGCGCTGCTAGCCATTTGGCTGGGGTTTCCGCGCACGCATGCACCGCAACAGGCGGCAAAAACGGAAGCATAGTCCTTCCGTGCGGCGCTTAATTTTGATAAAATAAAGAAAACAGATTTGCGCGCTCGTAGTTCAATGGATAGAGCGTCAGCCTCCGAAGCTGGAAATGTGGGTTCGACTCCCGCCGAGCGCACCATTTAAAAATCCCCGGTTTTAAACCGGGGATTTTTACATTTTTACAGATACAGCAGTTTAAATCCTACGCCAAAACTCCAATCTTTCGTTTTCCAGTTTCCCGCAGCATGTGTGCTTGCGTTTGCATAAAAGGCCGTCCCGTCGTTTACCAGCGTGCCTACTTCCAATTCCGGGATAAATTCCGCCATGCCGCTGTGTTCAAAATCCATATAGTAATACAAGTTGGTCAGCACCCACCACTGGTTGGGGGACGTGTAGCCGATGTTGGCGCGCAAGCGGCCCGTATTAATATCCGCGCGGGCATGATCCCCCACGACAGACACATAATGCTTATATCCTACCGCCCCATAAAAACCCGCCGGAAAAGCCAGCAAAATAAACGCGGACGGACTGGCCTGCAGCTGCCCGGAACCCAACAGCTTGTCGGTGGCAGTGGGCAGGAAAAATTCCATTTTGGCACCAAAGCCGAACAGGTTTTCAGCGGGCAGCGTCCAGGTGATATTGGCCAGGACGTCTCCCAGCCCGTTGACGGATTTATCCGGCGATTCGTAGCGCACCACCGGCACTTCCACCCCCCAGTTAAAACGTTCGTTAATTACGTGATAGGTCTTTAGCGTAAGCTGGGTGGAGGAAATTCCTGCGCTGTCGTCCAGCACGGTGGTGGAGGGATTTACCTCAAACGTGGTAATGTTTTCCGTCGGCACCACGCCGTAATGATACGTCCGCTGGATTTGCGCATGTAACGGGCAAACCAATCCCAAGAGCAAACTTAAAACCATCCATTTTCGCATATGTTCTCTCCTAACCCCTTTCTTGTACTTTAGCTGGCATTCCGTTGAAATTCAAGTCCAGCGGCTCCTTATTTTTGAATGGGACAGACTTCTTCGTTCTCCGGGCACACGGCCGGTTTTTTATGGGCAATGGGCTTGGCCGAAAACAGCAAAAACCGCCCCCCGCTGGCCAGGGAAGAGGCCATAATCTCCCCGCCGCACATCCGCAGGAAAGAATCTTTCCCGAAACACACTTGGGCCCCCTCTCCAAAATACACTTTCCCGCCAAAGATATACAAAACCGTCGTATTTTCCGCCGGCGCTTTATATGTAAAAGCGCCCCCCGGGTTTAGCGTAACATCCAAAATGGTGGTTCCCAGCGGATGCTGGGCAATGCTTCCCTGGCGGTGTTTAAACGCCCCGCACAATACCCGCACTTGTGCGTCTTCCGTACGCACCAGCGGCACGTGTTCGCTTTCAAACTCCCAGCGCTTTCCGCCGCCCGCGGCCCCCGGCAGCGTGTGCATCCATAACTCCATATTCAGCACATATACGCTTTGGCTCGGATCGGCCTGCTGAAGGCCCCCCACCACGTTCACCCAGCGGGAAGCCCCTTCCGGGCGGGCCAAATGCTCGTCTTCCAAATCGGGCGGATCCACCAGGCCGGTTACCAAATAATTCAGCGTTTCCCGGTTGGGGTGAGAAGGCGGAGCAATGATATCGGCCCGTTCAAATTCCGGGCTGCAATAACATACCGCCAGCCAATAAAACGGATCAAAAGAAGCTTGGTTGTGCCGGTCAATCAGGCGCCGCAGCACCATGCACGGCCCCGTGGATGAGAGTTCCCACCAAACGGAACGTTTTGCCTGCGTTGTTTCCATGATGATTTTCCCCCGCGCTGCCGCCGGTTTTTCTTTTCCGTGCGGCGCGCTTTTCTTTATTGTATACCAACGCTCATCCGCCTGCCCGTTTATAATTGGATTAGTTGCAGCCGTCCCCTGCGGCCAAACGGCGGAGCAAACCCTATTCGTTGTGTTCCTTTCCTAATTTGGCACGGAGTTCTTGGATTTTTTCTTGGATAAAATTGGCGGCATCAAGCGAAAGCGGCGAGTTTCTGCCCTGCATAATGTGCAAAGACAAGGCCCGCTCAAACCAAAGGAGCGCTTTTTCTTCATTTTGCGGAGCGCCGTGGCCGGCCAAATACATTTCCGCCGCCTGCAGCATCACGCCGCAGTCTTCGCCGGCGTTGGCCACAATTACCGTCCATTTAAAGGCCAGCGGATAATACTCTTCTCCCTCTTCCCGGTACAGCATAAGCAGTCTGTACCGCGCCTCTTCGTCTCCGTTCTGGGCTTCTTGATCCCATTTTAGGTAGCGTTCCCGGCGGCGGGCGGCAAAATCAAAAAAATGTTTGATGCGTTCCCAACAGGTGCCCCAATGCACTGGCATTATTTTGCTCCTTTTTGTAGATATTGTACACTATATAAATAGTTTTCGCCAGGGAGACGCCGCTTATGATTACCATTGCTAAGACACCCGTCAAAACCTTGCTTTCAAAATCCAAAATTCCCGGATTTGATTACGTCATCAATCCCTATGTAGGCTGCCCGCACAAATGCGTATATTGCTACGCCGAATATATGCGCAAATTTACGGGCCACGCCGAAGAATGGGGCGATTTTTTAGATGTAAAAGAGTGCCCTGTTCCGCTCCGCCCCGCCCAACTCTTCCGCACGCGGGTCATGCTCAGCTCCGTAACCGATCCGTACAATCCCTATGAAAAACAATATGAACTGACCCGCCGTTTGCTCAAGCAGCTGATTGTCTGCCAAGCGCAGGTACACATCCTTACCAAATCGGCTTTAGTGCTGCGGGATATGGATTTACTCAAGCAAATGCCTTCCTGCGAGGTGGCCTTTTCTATCGCCTCGGCCGACGAATCTTTCCGCCAACTGGCCGAGCCGGGCGCCTCCAGCCTGCAAGACCGCCTCGACGCCCTTCAGACGTTACATCAAAACGGCATTCACACCGCGGTTATGGCGGCCCCATTGTTCCCCGGTATAAGCGATTGGAGAAAAATCATAGAGCAAACCCGCCCTTATGCCGAGCGTTACACTTTTGACAGTTTAAATATGCGTCCTGCCTACCAACGCAAAGTGATGAACTTTGTCGCACGCCACTACCCGCAGGCGCTTCCGCTCTACAGCGAAATCTACCTGCAGGAAAGCACCGATTACTGGCAAAAACTGCGGGAAGAAATTACCGCTTATTGCCTTCAACACGGCATCCAAGGCGAGGTTTACTTTGGCCATTCCCATTAAACGGCAAAAAAATCCCCGCTTGCAAGCGGGGATTTTAAATTTTTTAAGCCTCTTCTTCCGGCGGGTCATCAAAACCCAGTTTCCACGTAAACAAGAAACCCGCCGCCATGGCGGCCAAAAAGCCAAGCGCATAAAACAGCACGCTGCGTAAATTGGAAAGCACCAAAAACAGCACTACGCCGGAAACGCCAAACGGAATCGCGGAAGTAACATGGAACACCGCCACGACCGCTCCGCCCACCGCCGCGCCCAAACAGGCGCCGATAAACGGTTTAAAAAGCGGCAGCGTAACCCCATAAATAAGCGGTTCGCCAATGCCCAGCAGGCCTACCGGCAGGGCATTTTTAACAATCGTTTTTAGCTTGCTGTTTTTGGTTTTCCACAAAACGGCCAAACTGGCTCCCACCTGCCCGGCGCCGGCCATACACAAAATCGGGAATAACGGGTTGGCGCCCAACGAATCGACCAATTGCTGGTGAATCGGCACCAAACTTTGGTGAATGCCCAGCATCACTAGCGGCAGGAACGAGCCGCCCAACAACGCCCCCGTTATCAATCCTCCGTGTTTTAAGGCGTTTTGGGTTTGCAGGGCCAATTGCTCGGACAGCCACCCCGCCGCCGGCTGGATAAGCACCAAAGAAACCACCCCCACAATAAAAATGGTTAACGTAGGAGTGAGGAACATTTCCGTGCTTCCCTTAAACCAAGCCCGCAGGCGTTTTTCCAGCCAGCTGCCGGCCCAGCACACCAGCAATACGGCAATGACGCCGCCCTTGCCGGGCATTAACGAAGCCCCAAACAAAGACACTTCCGCCAAGGCGGGCATATTTAAAATCCCCGCAAAGGCCACGCCCAGGGCAGGCGTACCGCCAAATTCTTTATTGGCATTGTAGCCCACGACGGCATTCAAATAAAAGAAAATGCCGTTTCCAAACACGCTTAACAGCGCTACCAAATTGGAATCGCCCGTGAGCACGGTTTTGGATAAGATATTGGTAATCCCCAGCAACAGCCCGCAGCCGATATAAGCGGGAATCAGCGGCATAAAGATATTGCCGATCACGGCGCACACATGGCTCAGCACGCTGGAATATCTCTTGCGTACGGCGGCTTTGTTTCCCTTGGTATCGCCGATTTCGGCATTAATCACGCCGGAAAGGGCATAATCGCCGGAAAGCTGCAAGGGCGCAAACGCGTGCCGCTCCCGAAAATACGCCGCCAGCTTGTTGGCGGTAGACGGCCCCACAATCAGCTGGTGCTGCGAACCGGAATAAAAATATCCCGCCACATCTTTCACCCGGCGCAACGCCTCCGGGGAGACCAACGCTTCGTCTTTTACCGTAAAGCGCAGGCGCGTCATACAGCACCCCAGCGTAACGATATTGTCCGCTCCGCCGCAGGCTGCCAAAATGCCTTCATACATGGTTTTTAAATCCGCAGGCATTTATTCCTCCGTCTCCACAAAATTCCACCCGTTCTGCCGGGCGTCAAACCGTTCCAGCCGACCGGTATCAATATGAAATACCATCCCTTCCAAATTCAATTTGCCTTGTGCCAGCGCCTGCTGTACAAACGCGATTTCCCGCAGGCGGGCCAATTGATCCAGCACATTGTTTTTAATGGCTTGTTCGTAGCTGTCTCCGCGGTATTTCCCTCCGCCCAGCCAAGCCGAAATGGCCGCAGGCAGTTTATCCAACATCTTCAGTTTGGCCACGGCGTTGCAGTTGCTGTGGCCCAGCACGACTATATTTTGCACGCGTAAGCTCTCTACGGCAAACTGCAGCGAAGCCATCATGGACACGTCCCGCGTATCCACTTGGTTTAGCATATTGCGGTGCACGCAGATGTGCCCGTCGTTGGTAGCGAAAATCGCTTCCGGGCAGACGCGGCTGTCAAAACAACTGATCACCATGGAATGCGGGTTTTGGGTATGGGCAATTTGCTCGGCATGCAGGGCGCAAAAGCCCTTACGCGGCGAATTGCCCTTAAAAAAGTGGCGGTATCCGTCCAACAGCTGGCGCATGCCTTCATTGGGATAATTCGGCTCCATATAATTATTGTAGCAGTTTCTATTCTTATCGGGCATTTTTTCCCAAAAGAAAAGCCCCGCACGCGGCGAGGCTTGAAAGGTTTTAATAACCGTTATTTGGACAGATGTTTGGAGAGGTATTTGCTCATATCAAACATGCTGATTTGTTTTTTGCCTTCAAAAATGGCGGCCAGTTTTTCATCCGCATTGATCATGCGTTTGTTGGTGGAATCCTGCAAGCCGTTCTTTTTGATGTAGTCCCACATCTTTTTGACCACTTCCGTGCGGGGAAGGGCGGCGGAACCCACTACGGCGGCGAGTTCAGCGCTGGGGGTTAAAGGGGCCATAAATTTTGCATTTGCTTTTGCCATATTACTAATTCTCCTGTTACGAATACGAAAATATCGTTTTATTCATTCTATTATATTTGGAGCCCTTTTAGTAGACCCAAAGGGCTCCGTTTAAATTTTGTCCGGTGCGGGCGCCTATTTTACTTTCGGCGCGGCGGCCAAGACTTCCTTGGAACAACCGTCTTCATACTTTTTGAAGTTTTCAATGAACGCCTTTGCCAAGGACTCATATTTTACCATATATTCTTCTTTATTGGCCCAAGAGTTCATCGGGTTCAAAATTTCAGACGGTACGCCCTCGCAGGACTGCGGAATCTGGAAGCCGAAAACCGGGTCGGTAATAAAATCTACCTTGGCCAGTTTCCCGTCCAGCGCCGCATTCAAGAGCGCACGGGTGTATTTGATGCTGATGCGGTGCCCCACGCCATACGGCCCGCCGATCCAGCCGGTGTTGACCAGCCAGCAGTCCACGTTATGGGCTTTAATTTTCTTTTTCAACAGCTCCGCATACACGGAAGGATGCAGCGGCATAAACGGCCCGCCAAAGCAGGTAGAGAAGGTGCTGGTGGGTTCTTTTACGCCTTTTTCCGTGCCGGCCACTTTGGCGGTGTAGCCGCTAATGAAGTGGTACAAAGCCTGGTCGGGCGTGAGTTTGGAAATGGGCGGCATCACGCCGAAAGCATCGCAGGTTAAGAAAATGATGTTTTTCGGGTGCGTGGCGCGTTTGGATTCCACGGCGTTTTCAATAAAATTAAGCGGATAGCACGCGCGGGTGTTTTCCGTCAGGGTGTCGTCGTCCAAATTCAGTTTGCCGGTTTCCGGGTCAAAGACCACGTTTTCCAACACGGTGCCGAAGCGGTGGGTGGTGGAGTAAATTTGCGGTTCGGCTTCCTGGCTCAATTTAATTACCTTGGCATAGCAGCCGCCTTCAAAGTTAAACACGCCGTCATCATCCCAGCCGTGTTCATCGTCGCCGATGAGGCCGCGGGTAATATCGGCAGACAACGTGGTTTTGCCCGTGCCGGACAAACCGAAGAAAATGGCGCTGTCCTGCTTGTCGCCCACGTTGGCGGAGCAGTGCATGGTCATAATGCCTTTCTGCGGCAAGAGGAAGTTCATAACCGTAAAAAGCGCTTTTTTGTTTTCGCCGCCGTATTCGGAACCGATGACCAGAATCATCTTTTTCTCAAAGTTAATCAAAATGGCGGTTTCGCTCAGCGTGCCGTCCGTAGCGGGGTCTACTTTCATTTTGGGCAGGCAGATCAGCGTGAACTGCGGCACGAACGATTTGAGTTCTTCCTGTTTGGGTTCAATGAACATATTTTTTACAAACAGGTTCGTCCAGGCGCATTCGGTAATGGCGCGCACTTTGAGGCGGGAAGCTTCGCTGGATCCCACATACGCATCGCGCACGAACAAATCTTTGTCTTTTACGTATTCTTGCACTTTGGCGAAAATTTTGTCAAAGTATTCGGGTTTAATGCCTTTGTTGCTTTTGTTGTAAAAGAGTTTGCCTTCAATATCTTTGGTTTCCACGAAATAGCGGTCGTTGGGGCTGCGGCCGGTATGTTTGCCGGTGCTCACGCACAGCGGGCCGCCGTACACGATATTGGATTCCCCGCGGGAAAGCGACTGCTGATACAGGGCTGGAGTGGAATAGTTCCAATAGACGGTCTTCTCCGTGGTGATACCCGCATTTTCCAGTCCGTAATCCGGCTTAAAAAAATCCGGTTTTGCATTGAGTGTTTTCATGTTAATCCCTCGTTAGTAATTTATCCCCGATTTTAATTTCCTTCGGAGCGTTTTTATCAAGCGCCCAGCGGATTCGGCGCATGCCTTCTACAATAGAGGTCTGATCCGCACAAAAGCTGATGCGCAAGTACCCTTCCGCCCCAAAGGACACACCGGGCACTACGGCCACCAACACCTTGTCCAGCAAGTATTGCGCCAACGCGCTGGAGTCGGCATTGTAATGGCTAAAATCGATGAACGAATAGAAAGTCCCCGCGGGCTTTTCCACCCGAATATGAGGAATTTGGGCCGCTTCTTTTAATAAAACGTCGCGGTTTTCCTGCAAAATGCGGCACAAATCCGCTACGACCTGCTGATCGCCGTTTAGCGCGGCCGCCGCGGCCGTTTCGGACAGGTCGCAATTGCACGACGTGCTCTGCGCCTGCATGCGGCCCATGGCGGCAATCAGCGGGGCGTGGGCGCTTACGGCCCAGCCGATGCGAAGCCCCGTCAGCCCGTAGAGCTTGGACACGCCGTTAATAATCACTAAATTTTTCCCTTCTTTGGCAAACGCACACGGATTGGGCGTTTTTTTGCCGTCAAACACCAGTTGGTGGTAAATATCATCCATTACCAAAAAGATATTGTTTTGTTCGGCAAATTGCACGATTTGGCGGATGAAGTCTTCGCCGTAAATTTGACCGGAGGGGTTGCATGGGCTGTTAAGCAAAATGGCTTTGGTTTTGGGCGTAACGGCCTGCAAAATGGCCTGCGCGCTTACCTGCAGGGAGCGGCCCTCGCCGCGCACCACCACGGGTTTTCCCCCCGCCAGGCGCACCATTTCGGGATAGCTGACCCAATATGGCGCCGGGAAAATCACTTCATCGCCCGGATCCACCGCAGCCAGCAAAAAGTTAAACAAAGCCTGTTTGGCGCCGGCGCTGATAATGACGTTGGCCGGCTCGTAGGTTCGTCCGTAATGCGCTTGCGTGTAGCGCAGCACGGCGGCTTTCATTTCCGGCGTACCGGACGAAGGCGTATATTTAATTTTGCGGCTTTGCGCTTTGCGGATAATCGCCTCCACCGCGGCCTGCGGGGCCGGATAGGTGGGCTCGCCGCCGCCCAAGTGGATGACGGGCTGTCCGGCGGCTTTTAAGGCACGGGCTTTGGCATTAATTTTAAGCGTTGGAGAATCGCCGATTGCGGCGGAAAGTTTGCTTAGCGAAATGGACATATTTTTCCCTCTACGCACATTCTAACATTTAATTTAAAAAAAAGGGAGAATAAAAAATCCCCGCCTGATTATTAGGCGGGGAGAAAGAAAAGGAACGTCTATTTTTGGGAATCGTCCGGGCGGGCGGGGGCCGCCTTGTCCGGCACAATCCGGTCTTGCACCTGCTCGGTAAACGTCAGGCGGTCGCGGTGAATCAGCCCCGCCAACGCCGCTACTTCCCGGCGGATAAAATACTGCGTTTCAATATAAGGTTTCAGCCCTTTAAAGCGCAGGCGTTTGATTTTTTTAATCGGATAAAAATCCGGCGTAAACAACGTCAAATACCCCGCCAGGCCGCCGCCGTCCAAGTATTTGGGCTTGGCCTGGTCGTATCCTTCCAGCCGCGCCCGCGGATAGAGGGTGGCTTTTAAGTGGGGAATTTTGAACAATGCGGCTTCCGCCTCGCGCACGCCCAGCAGGTCACGGGTGGGATCCAACCCGTCGCC
The window above is part of the Elusimicrobium sp. An273 genome. Proteins encoded here:
- a CDS encoding iron-containing alcohol dehydrogenase yields the protein MRDFTFCCPTEIIFGSHAEEKAGEAVVKHGGSRVLIVYGGQSAVKSGLLERVEKSLMMAGLTVKKLGGVQPNPTLSFARKGVLEAIPFQADFILAIGGGSVMDTAKAIAIGAANPQTDIWTYWLGKETVTKALPVGCIVTISASGSETSDSAVLTDDAHKDKRGLNTPFNRPCFALMNPELTFTLSPKQIACGVTDILMHTLDRYFTPMQGNELTDALAEALMRTVIYYGPKAVQNPHDYVSQSELMWAGSLSHNNLTGLGAEKEFAVHQLGHELSGRFGVAHGESLSAVWQAWAMYVYKEDPARFARYACNVWRLETVTDIDTAAREGIEATVRFFTSLGMPTNLRELLGRQLSFAELYELADRCSRGGTRTVSKFKPLAKEDMLRIYTTANQ
- a CDS encoding Na+/H+ antiporter NhaC family protein, encoding MKPEKFTPNPLALIPLGVFLLSYLAVSLAAGDFYKMPITVAFVLSSVVAVAMSKGGSLHNRIELFCKGAANSNIMLMVLIFILAGAFAQTAKAMGAVDATVNLTLAILPGNVLAAGVFLAACVISVSVGTSVGTIVALTPVAAGLSAQTGISPALMSAVVVSGAMFGDNLSFISDTTIVATRTQGCKMADKFKTNFHIVMPFAILTTILYIFLGSGAQSSFASGPISWVKVLPYVIVLAAAVMGVNVMLVLLGGTVLCGLIGLMTGAFDIWGWTTSMGAGINAMGELIIVTLLAGGMLEMIRYNGGLAWIIQKMTAKISSRRGAELSIAGVISFANLCTANNTIALIMAGPIAKEIAQRFGIAPNRSASLLDIFSCFVQGVIPYGAQLLMAASLSGVSPVSIMRYLYYPYLLGIGALLAIWLGFPRTHAPQQAAKTEA
- a CDS encoding pirin-like C-terminal cupin domain-containing protein, which encodes METTQAKRSVWWELSSTGPCMVLRRLIDRHNQASFDPFYWLAVCYCSPEFERADIIAPPSHPNRETLNYLVTGLVDPPDLEDEHLARPEGASRWVNVVGGLQQADPSQSVYVLNMELWMHTLPGAAGGGKRWEFESEHVPLVRTEDAQVRVLCGAFKHRQGSIAQHPLGTTILDVTLNPGGAFTYKAPAENTTVLYIFGGKVYFGEGAQVCFGKDSFLRMCGGEIMASSLASGGRFLLFSAKPIAHKKPAVCPENEEVCPIQK
- a CDS encoding sel1 repeat family protein encodes the protein MPVHWGTCWERIKHFFDFAARRRERYLKWDQEAQNGDEEARYRLLMLYREEGEEYYPLAFKWTVIVANAGEDCGVMLQAAEMYLAGHGAPQNEEKALLWFERALSLHIMQGRNSPLSLDAANFIQEKIQELRAKLGKEHNE
- a CDS encoding radical SAM protein, with product MITIAKTPVKTLLSKSKIPGFDYVINPYVGCPHKCVYCYAEYMRKFTGHAEEWGDFLDVKECPVPLRPAQLFRTRVMLSSVTDPYNPYEKQYELTRRLLKQLIVCQAQVHILTKSALVLRDMDLLKQMPSCEVAFSIASADESFRQLAEPGASSLQDRLDALQTLHQNGIHTAVMAAPLFPGISDWRKIIEQTRPYAERYTFDSLNMRPAYQRKVMNFVARHYPQALPLYSEIYLQESTDYWQKLREEITAYCLQHGIQGEVYFGHSH
- a CDS encoding PTS transporter subunit EIIC, which gives rise to MPADLKTMYEGILAACGGADNIVTLGCCMTRLRFTVKDEALVSPEALRRVKDVAGYFYSGSQHQLIVGPSTANKLAAYFRERHAFAPLQLSGDYALSGVINAEIGDTKGNKAAVRKRYSSVLSHVCAVIGNIFMPLIPAYIGCGLLLGITNILSKTVLTGDSNLVALLSVFGNGIFFYLNAVVGYNANKEFGGTPALGVAFAGILNMPALAEVSLFGASLMPGKGGVIAVLLVCWAGSWLEKRLRAWFKGSTEMFLTPTLTIFIVGVVSLVLIQPAAGWLSEQLALQTQNALKHGGLITGALLGGSFLPLVMLGIHQSLVPIHQQLVDSLGANPLFPILCMAGAGQVGASLAVLWKTKNSKLKTIVKNALPVGLLGIGEPLIYGVTLPLFKPFIGACLGAAVGGAVVAVFHVTSAIPFGVSGVVLFLVLSNLRSVLFYALGFLAAMAAGFLFTWKLGFDDPPEEEA
- a CDS encoding carbonic anhydrase; the protein is MEPNYPNEGMRQLLDGYRHFFKGNSPRKGFCALHAEQIAHTQNPHSMVISCFDSRVCPEAIFATNDGHICVHRNMLNQVDTRDVSMMASLQFAVESLRVQNIVVLGHSNCNAVAKLKMLDKLPAAISAWLGGGKYRGDSYEQAIKNNVLDQLARLREIAFVQQALAQGKLNLEGMVFHIDTGRLERFDARQNGWNFVETEE
- a CDS encoding SWIB/MDM2 domain-containing protein, with product MAKANAKFMAPLTPSAELAAVVGSAALPRTEVVKKMWDYIKKNGLQDSTNKRMINADEKLAAIFEGKKQISMFDMSKYLSKHLSK
- the pckA gene encoding phosphoenolpyruvate carboxykinase (ATP); the encoded protein is MKTLNAKPDFFKPDYGLENAGITTEKTVYWNYSTPALYQQSLSRGESNIVYGGPLCVSTGKHTGRSPNDRYFVETKDIEGKLFYNKSNKGIKPEYFDKIFAKVQEYVKDKDLFVRDAYVGSSEASRLKVRAITECAWTNLFVKNMFIEPKQEELKSFVPQFTLICLPKMKVDPATDGTLSETAILINFEKKMILVIGSEYGGENKKALFTVMNFLLPQKGIMTMHCSANVGDKQDSAIFFGLSGTGKTTLSADITRGLIGDDEHGWDDDGVFNFEGGCYAKVIKLSQEAEPQIYSTTHRFGTVLENVVFDPETGKLNLDDDTLTENTRACYPLNFIENAVESKRATHPKNIIFLTCDAFGVMPPISKLTPDQALYHFISGYTAKVAGTEKGVKEPTSTFSTCFGGPFMPLHPSVYAELLKKKIKAHNVDCWLVNTGWIGGPYGVGHRISIKYTRALLNAALDGKLAKVDFITDPVFGFQIPQSCEGVPSEILNPMNSWANKEEYMVKYESLAKAFIENFKKYEDGCSKEVLAAAPKVK
- a CDS encoding pyridoxal phosphate-dependent aminotransferase, which encodes MSISLSKLSAAIGDSPTLKINAKARALKAAGQPVIHLGGGEPTYPAPQAAVEAIIRKAQSRKIKYTPSSGTPEMKAAVLRYTQAHYGRTYEPANVIISAGAKQALFNFLLAAVDPGDEVIFPAPYWVSYPEMVRLAGGKPVVVRGEGRSLQVSAQAILQAVTPKTKAILLNSPCNPSGQIYGEDFIRQIVQFAEQNNIFLVMDDIYHQLVFDGKKTPNPCAFAKEGKNLVIINGVSKLYGLTGLRIGWAVSAHAPLIAAMGRMQAQSTSCNCDLSETAAAAALNGDQQVVADLCRILQENRDVLLKEAAQIPHIRVEKPAGTFYSFIDFSHYNADSSALAQYLLDKVLVAVVPGVSFGAEGYLRISFCADQTSIVEGMRRIRWALDKNAPKEIKIGDKLLTRD